ATTTGCAGGAGAAGCCACACACAGGTCTTTCTTCTCTACAGTTCATGGAGCGCTGCTGAGTGGCTGGAGAGAAGCAGAGCGTCTTATATCTCACTACACTCCAGCCTCTGGGGCATTCTCATCTAAACTCTGAAAACTGTCCTCCATTTCTGAAAAGTGAGAAAGATTGACTGAGATTTCAGGGATTTTGTGCCTTATAAAGAAATAGAAAGAAAATCTGAAAGTAATTGCTGAATTATTTAAAGCATCATGGATATACTTGGATGGCACATGTTCGACATGCAATTTAAGTTTCTGTCAACAGATTCAGCAAATGATGCTTTGTGAATAAgtcaaaataacttaaaatattcTCAGTGAATGTACTTTGCACtaatgtaatttcttttttgaTATGAAAATGATACTTTATGAAGTGTACATTCATTTTTCGAATTAAATTCTTCATATAAATTATCCACTCAAACCATCCATTCACTTTTTATGATCTAaaccaggggtcttcaactaaaacggctcgaggtccagtaatgaaccctgctcaccagccgaggtctggacaattatatataaaaaactatttatggtttttgcgagaccagggtatctgcagcatattttatcttaaattctagacttttaaatacctttttaaagacctttataattaataataattataattattataattataaacttaacattccagccttcaagagtcaaaagtatcaattcttatattaatttaaacaattattgtcaatcaagtattatattaattaacatatacatatattttactgcattgtttaaatttgtataacacacttgtcgatccatcagttcacatttacaactcaaaCCACTCTTGAGGCATCCTGTTTCctttttacaaaagcacactgtttgtttttattgtgaatgtgcataaaataaatattttgaatagtttggaacaatgtcttactcttatatgaccacaaacgaaggagtaggctatttgtaagttgtttccacttttacaaggggaaaaaaaaaacatgatcgTGTCGGCGCCTCCTGCACGCAGTTAAGCATCACTAACTCGACAACGCAGCttcattgtcataataaaatacagtcagcaaGTTAATTTATATTgaaaaactatttatataaatagtaaataaataaataaataaatagaataaataaatgctatttccCCCCTTTTATTTAAGAACAAACCCTTTAAATTTATTGGAACaatactcataacacaagaagaacaaaaatataaaaagctaaCAAGCCAACAAGTTAATTTAAAATGATGTACTTATCACTCCAATATCCACGTAAAACaagatcttcagaacaaaatgaatacattttaacttgCAACGTAGCAAAGCCCCTTTTCTCTACAAAAATTGTTTACAAACAGATTTTTGCGACATTTGAAGTATGGATTTAGAATTTATGTGCTAAAGTTAAACGGAAAAAGATTATGTCAACACATGAGAAATTTTATCGATTTTGGGGGTAGCGGTGCGGTCAGAATGTTCCCGGTGGATTTTAGTGCCCCACTCCGCCcctgctgaaagcgctgtttttactttcactttaacatattgcgcaatTTTCactttgcttgtgtgatatccattggctcaccttcatggtttaaaacataaatatgtataaaatacagtataaaaacatatttacaatattttgcgacctaaccccaacataatgcgttttccatcaatgtttttcactcactgaaagctacatctgtctgtacaCAATATACCtctaatttatttgaaaaatgaaTACAACTCACAATTTAAACGCACACATAAATGGATTTGCCTTTTGGTGAAGATCAGTTTATGACCACATACTATATTACTTGTCATATAGTCAGAtcattatatttgttttattgtagCCTTTGTGTGTTTCCAAATCCCATTTACCAAATTTGACACTAGTATGCACCACATAGGCCTACTCACAGTTTTTCACCTCTTTAATAGGTTTTGGGTAAGATTTCTCCCATCTTTTGTTTTTAAGATAGAAAATACTCTTGGTATCTCGTTTGTTGCATAGTCCTTATGGGAAAAAATGGCCATATTTATGAAAAAGGCGATTGCTGAAGAGATGACATGCGATACGTGAGTGTTTTTCATACAGTTCAAAGATCACAGGTCATTCAGAAGGTCCACTGCACTCTACTGGTCAAATATGAATATTGTAAACAATAATGTCACTTCTAGATGCTATATATCAAGTCAGTTTTGTTTGTTACAGCCATCACACCAGCAAATAGGAACCTTCCAGGCTGAAATAGTTCCACAGAAAGATTCAAAACAAGTTTATTGGGGTCAAGTACAGGTTACATGAATAGGGGAGGAGCGTTAAGATGAAGTCTTAGCTGAACTAAACATTTAGTTCTGTCCTGAGTCTTCCATATGAGTGTCGTGTACGATCAGATTCGATGGCACAGCGTTCAGTTTGCGATTCTCAAATATTTATAATCTGATGCGGCATCTCGGGAATTGTTGAAGCTCAGAAATGACTAAAACATGGTTTTCATAACATACACATCATAGAAGCGACTGCGAGAAGCGGTGGGAGAATACGAACGGGCAGACTGAGTATGTGCATGCATTATGTTACATTGCTTTTAAATAAGCGTATTATTTTTTATAGCTGTCGGTTTAACTTGAACCCAATACAACCACACTGGAATATGGTCAGGCAAGGGCTGAAAGTACATAAAAACTGCTTGGTTGAACTGCTCTGAggacaaatgtatttttataaatgtaaagtTGGAGAGATTTGTCAGACatgctgtaaattttacaaatgcatacaatttattaattacaatatttcctttttatcttaaaatttttGCTTTTTGTTGTACTGTGTACATTTTGCTGAAAAGCCTGTAAAAAGTTGCTTAAGGGCAGATTTCATTGTGTGAGCTTAAATACTGAGACAACATAGCCCCACTCTTCTAAATACATgcatttatttttcttgtttgttAAAGGTGATAACATTGTAGAGGTCGGCGCCAACTGATCCATGGCCCATCCAAGGAAAACCCAGTGTTTTGTTTGGCATGTGAATACCAGCTCCTTGACAAAGAGTCAGTGTCTGAAGAAAACCAGGCCATTGATTTTGGTGTTCATCATCACCGGTTTGTTCCTAACTGGTTTACCAGTTCAGGTCGGAAACTTGGGCCTGAGACGATGGGGCCAGTGGTGGAGTTTTACATAAACTTACTAGAGAGGAGTCAGCAATTCCATAACAGTGGTGAAGAACCTCTGCCGAGTGTTGGGGAGTTTGTCAAGGCAGAGATTGAACGACTGGAGCCAGAGGAATGGAAGAAGGACCAGGCTAACACTGCATTGAGACACTAATATAATGATAAACTAATGAAAAACACACTGCTGAAGGTGAAGTGCTGTGTCAGTGGAACCCACACGATGGATGATGTAGGCCTGGGAGCCTTTGGCATGTATAAGACCCACAGTGAGTGATCAGAGTTCAGAACCTTTCTTGGTGAATTTAAAACTAATTATCcagttaaaaaaatgtttctggaAGGTTTGCATGCAATGTGTTCTCTTTTTTTGTGTTCTCTAAAAGAGATTTACAGCTTAATAGGGCATCATTTAATGAggtccaaaagtctgagaccaATGTTGGATTAAAAATGTAATACCTAGAAATATACAGATTAgatcacaataaataaaaaataaataaatgacatttttcatAATAATTTTCAGGAAATCCAACTATTACACCAAGAAAGCTTTTAAGATCTCAGTGGTTCCATGATCCCTATTCCTGCGGATCTTACACCTATGTGGCCAAAGGTTGCTCAGGATATGACATAGATAACCTTGCAGATCCCTTGCCGCCGAAAAGCTCAAATTCTAAGGTGCAACTACACTCATTTTGTCAATGTTTATTCAAGCAACTAGATTTATGAGTAGTCATTTATAAACATACTTTCTGCAGGCTTTGCATGTGTTATTTGCAGGAGAAGCCACACACAGGTCTTTCTTCTCTACAGTTCATGGAGCACTGCTGAGTGGCTGGAGAGAAGCAGAGCGTCTTATATCTCACTACACTCCAGCCTCTGGGGCATTCTCATCTAAACTCTAAAAACTGTCCTTATGTTGAGAGGGACTGACAGTCATTTTCATGAGATCTAAGGCATTTTATGCCTTATAAGGAGAATAGGAGAACAATGCAATGCAATGACTTAGGATTGTATTGCATGACATATATTCAACTAGCCGTCCAATTTGATTTAATCATATTCAGCAAATGTCTATTTTTGGTCTCAAAATTTACAATAATTTCACTAAATGCCTGTACTTTGCACAAatgttcattgttttttttttgttgtttttttgtaattttgaaatgtttatatTAAACATATTCTCATAATACTTTATGAAGTGTGTATGTTTTGTGTTTTATAAACTTACATATTGAAAAAAACCCTGAAGATTTCTGGTTTAATTGAGATAAGGAAGGAAATTGTTCTTAAATAGCAGGCCTACTATTGAGTTAAAATATttgaatgtgaccctggaccacaaaaccgtttTTAAGTAAGTAGCCAAAAATTATGATGATacaaagtaaagatcatgttctataaagatattctgtaaatgtcctattgtaaatatatcaaaacttgatttttgattagtaatatgcattactaagaacttttatttagacaactttaaaggcgactttctcaatatttagatttttttgcaccctcagattccagatttaatTAGTGGtgttttggccaaatattgtcctaacaaatcatacatcagtggaaagcttatttatcattcagctttcagatgatgtataaatctcaattaaaaaaaaaataataatagacccttacgactggttttgtggtccagggtagagccctgcatttgagcccgagcccgtcggggcccgacttttttttgcccctagggccgggcttcgggccaattttcacgtcataacttgcacgcatatcgggcttcgggcctgctttagaaaaaaaataaaaagtttaatgagatttaatgcgtgcgtccccggaagcgccagtgatgcctaactcgcgcatagcagagtatgagcggagcgcggagtggagcggtgtgattttgaatggaggaaagagcggattttttttaaaagtcggagcgtcatgattttcactctcttcaagagcgctccaccaccgctccatcatgagtacaattcatgccaatggtccataatataactgcacattaagcaggaaatcatatgttaaacatgttcagcttgatagagatggatcactcaaatcagaaatagtgtgatctgtaggtaaaataactgacgaaaacgtattattttcattacaaactttgcactggataaagcagcatactcttttaatgctgacaattatcagCTGTGGTCgctggtcggaacaaatattgcacactatgtttgaaaatctcctgttattttattatattttatgaacaggactgttacatttcacacatacttatttatttatttattttttgacgcggagcggtgtttctgatatcagtgagcgaggagtggagctggagcagagcgattattaaatgcaaggagcgcggggggaaattgttgccgctccactcagttaacatactctgcgcagcacagagattttcagccacgtggtaaagttgtgtttttgaagttttctatattattattaattctttatatatttgttcattattcgtttactttaccactgcgactttgtatgttccggttttgcgcagtaGAGCTGCCTGCCCAgtttgaaatgcctttgttctgagatggtgataataaactttaaatctaacattgtgatatattgatgtttgttttatatctgtggattgcattgtagactagtcaagtgttgatttgatatataggttaaattgagtaaactcactgtggaccacataccgcttggatatcgatgtcacttaaaaaactaaaacttacatttaaaaaacaaacaaacaaacaaaaaactccaaacatttctctaaattgttctgataaaaaaaccaaaacgaaaaaacataaactttctattaaatacgaatctggtctattttaatggctgtaacagtataagctgtttggcggaaaaaaagacgggcttcgggtcggactcgggccaaaatttttgataagctgtcggacacgggccgggctacagcctgtgcgtttcgggccagggccgggctagggcttagatttaaggcccgtgcagggctctagtccagggtcacaaatgttctttGAGCACAGAATTTACCTAGAATTGATGTTGTTAGTCCCGCCCAATAGGTGGCAGTATGTGATTATGTAGTTGCTTCTCAACTCGTTACTAAAGCCCCTGAAGAAGACGATTCAGCGAAGCAAATATGGCAGATCTTTTAGTCAACATTAAAAGTAACTTCTCTGAAAGCAAATAACTGGTGAGTGGTATATCATGCAAATGCAACATTTCCTTTTATTTATTACCTAAACAAATCAGAACTAAAcagaaaaatgtctttttttgcagtgaagttaGTGCAGTGTTTATTTACCACGGTGTATTTATGGTTATTTTTGTTTAGCAAACTATGAAATTGCATAGTGATGATATAAAGATAACAATGCAGTCTCACGAGTAATTTCGATTAAAAAACAGCAAATACATAGTTGAACAAAGCATTAATGTCTGCCTTTTTTGTTACAGTTCTGGTTCACCCTTTGGAAGAATTTACGAAATAAAGCTGGGCATTAGAAGTCATAGACTTGTCAAAATGGAGCGAGGTTTGCCATCTGTGAAAGCAGTTTCCCAGCACTTTATGAAGAGATGCCTAAAAAGCGAAGATGACAGTTCACTGACCTTTCAGTCAGACTTCATTAAGTCAGAAATACAAGTAAAAGTGGAGCCTGATGAAGATGATTCATTGCTTGATGTGAACGAGCTAGGAACGTTTCCTCGTTCTCAGGGAAATGTTAAAGAGGAGTTCTTGGACCTTGGTCTGCAAATCTTACCAATTGGCCTAATGCCTCCAGTTGAGATGGAAGAAGAGCTTGAAATGACAACAAACTCCCAGTCTTCTCCACACAAACCTGTGAACAGAAGAACTGACGCatctagaaaaagaaaaaaatgtacagacaAGCAAAGAACATCGAGAAAGAGAAAATCAACCGAACAAATGACATCAACTCAAATGAATTCTGACGTGTCAAGCGAAGAAGTGAAATCTTTAATAATTCATGGAAATGCCACACGGCATCCACAGAAAGCAGGTAAAGGCAGAACATCCAACAAAAAGCATAATGaagaacaatttatttgtgaaaccTGTGGGAAAGAATTCCAGCGGTCAGATCTTCTCACGGATCATATGAAAATTCACAGGAGGCAGAAACCATATGCTTGTGATCAGTGTGAAATGAAGTTTGCCAAGCCTTCTTATTTGAAAATCCACTTACGTAGACATGCCGGTGACCGGCCTTTTCCATGTAACCAGTGTGAGAAGAGGTTTTTTGATATCTATGACTTAAGGGTGCACCAGAGAGATCatactggagagagaccttataTGTGCTcagagtgtggaaagagttttaaacgCGTTTACATACTTAACAAACATAAACGGACCCATTCAAAGGAGAGACCTTTCCAGTGCTCTGTGTGTGGTAAAGCATACAGATATGGGTACAGTTACAGGTTGCATCTGAAAGACCATCTCGATTAGGGTCCATGATGTGTATTGGCACATAAAAGGAGCTCAATTTTCATTCCTTATGTAAAGTGGAAAATGAGTTTTTAATATTTATCTGATTTGAGAAAACTGACTGAATTTTTTTCCCCATTCTTTTTAATGGTGGTTTGAAAGAGTGTATAGTTTACTCATGTGGTTTATAATAGACAATATTCTTGCTTATTACACATTTTTATGTTCTGTAGCAAGTTTGCATTAAAATTAGAGGATTACAGAAGTCTCAATTGTCTTTCTGACACCTtgtttttgaagaaatgtttCACTTCAGAAGAATAACATGTGGCATAGAGAAGCTATCACAAATTGGTATATAATGAATTCTGTATGATAAAGTATCAACAATGTGAAAACTAACCTTGCTTGTTTGATATATTGatagaataatacatttatttgataagattacaataaagctgaattttcagcaaccattactccagtcttctgtgtagtcttcttcagaaatcattctaaaatgctgatttgttgctcaagaaacatttcatattatcaatgttgaaaacaagaacagcatttttaaatggaaatcttctgtaacattgtCTTAACTATTTTGAtcgatttaatgcatccttgctgaataaaagtattaatttctttggaACAAAAATCTTACTATCCCCACATTTTTGAGCACTATAAATGAAAatttgtgtcatcatttactcactctcatttcTTTTCAGACCTGTTTGGCTTTCTGTCTTTAatcaaacacaaaagaagacattttgaataATATCTAATGTGTTTTTGTGGGATTATGGCCATAGAAGGAAAATCAAAttccccattgactttcactgtatggagTAAACAGTTTAATGATTCTTCAAATAAAGcaacacaggtttggaacaacatgagggtgatttaATGTTGGGCTGagttattcttgtaacatttctCCACTAGAGGGAGGCCAAGTGCTGTACATTCTGACCACTTTTGTGTTTTGCTGAGTTAGCAAATGGCTACTATGAGGCTGGTTTGATAGAACTGTTTATATCAAAATGTTGACAACCCTTTGCAAATTAATAATGTTAGTATAAAGTAGTGAATGTAGGGAATGTTCTGTGTCTGCTATAATGGAAGTTCATGTACCTGATGCATACTTTGAACTTTTCTTAAATGTACTGATGACACTACAACTGTTTGTGCTTGTGTGTttgtatttttacagttttgtccaTGCTGTGCCTTAACTCTGCAGCTGAGGTTACAGATACATTAAGAGAAGAATATGAATCCATTGCTGCCCCTGATTTGGAATCTGAAGTCTCTGATAGCGATGGCTCACAATGCCACAATGGCCCAGATGTGACAGAAGCTCAGAAAACTGTCCTCACAGACTTCGAGTTCTCATCTGAAGCATCCACTGATGAGGAGAATGAAGATTGTTTGAGTCGATGGAGCAAAGGAGACTCTTATTGGAGCAAATATCCTCCTGAAACCAGTGAAACCATGACCTCCTCACAGAGCTGCCCAGGGCCTGCACCAGGGTCTTCAGTAGAGACGCCTAAAGATGCCTTCGAACTTTTCATGAGTGAAAACATCATTGATGAGATCCTGCAATGCACCAACTTGGGGGGACAAAGAGCAGCGTTATCACAAGGCAAAGTGTGGCAGAAGATCACTAAGGAAGAGCTAAAAGCCTTTATTGGTTTGAGCCTTCTCATCGGTGTGGAGAAAAGTTGCGATGTCCCAATTCGAGAACTGTTTATGGATCCGTTACAGAACCCACTCTATAGAGCTACCATGTCTGTTGGTAGATATCAAGACCTTCACAGATTCCTGCAATTTGATAACAAGAAAACCAGAGTGGCAAGAGAGGCATCAGACCACATGGCAGCCTTCCGAAATGTGTGGGACCTGTTCCTGATCAACTGTAGGAAAAGGTTCATTCCTAAGGATTGTGTCACTGTGGGTGAGGAGCTCGTGCCATTCCAGGGAAGATGCAAGTTTCTGCAACACTTGCCTAGCTG
Above is a genomic segment from Garra rufa chromosome 2, GarRuf1.0, whole genome shotgun sequence containing:
- the LOC141326259 gene encoding uncharacterized protein: MERGLPSVKAVSQHFMKRCLKSEDDSSLTFQSDFIKSEIQVKVEPDEDDSLLDVNELGTFPRSQGNVKEEFLDLGLQILPIGLMPPVEMEEELEMTTNSQSSPHKPVNRRTDASRKRKKCTDKQRTSRKRKSTEQMTSTQMNSDVSSEEVKSLIIHGNATRHPQKAVLSMLCLNSAAEVTDTLREEYESIAAPDLESEVSDSDGSQCHNGPDVTEAQKTVLTDFEFSSEASTDEENEDCLSRWSKGDSYWSKYPPETSETMTSSQSCPGPAPGSSVETPKDAFELFMSENIIDEILQCTNLGGQRAALSQGKVWQKITKEELKAFIGLSLLIGVEKSCDVPIRELFMDPLQNPLYRATMSVGRYQDLHRFLQFDNKKTRVAREASDHMAAFRNVWDLFLINCRKRFIPKDCVTVGEELVPFQGRCKFLQHLPSCPTKSGIKTFWMCDAEVPYTIDGVIYAGRQPGEETEENLTENTVLRLSNGLQQKGLNITMDRYLTSVPLAEKLFEKSLTMVGILHHKNPHVPPIMKPSKLRAPHTSEFGFCGKVFMVSYVPKLKKAVVLLSTMHTSKVLNKTSAKNKPEVIQYYNHTKGGVSRVKQMTENYTCKRQTKRWPMLLWYNMLDIAVVNAHTIFIAQHPSFMGGGHNTQRLFIKELVKELVLPQIHRRREESPGLSMNILEAMDRCGMPTLSAVSYELQEQSCQNRIRKRCYYCWSRRDRKVSKFCSECSRPVCKDHSSMVVICYQCMP